In the genome of Spea bombifrons isolate aSpeBom1 chromosome 11, aSpeBom1.2.pri, whole genome shotgun sequence, one region contains:
- the LOC128468293 gene encoding olfactory receptor 13G1-like, with protein MNSTGPDFTIQGLTDIPELQLPIFLIFLIAYFIIIWGNMTLFIAVLSDANIHTPMYIFLMKLSFIDIMSTSNVLPELLYILLTKRKTISFAGCISQMYVFTFLTCTEYVLLAVMAYDRYVAICHPLRYCILMSLRHCALLIMCAWTIGLTDPMPHAVLISKMSFCASHLIDHFFCDVSPVLKLSCSDMTVVEILTYAGGVFVVIPAFMLTLISYVFIISTILKIKSSEGRRKAFSTCASHLTSVTIFYWTILCLYLRPTSSYSPKQDKFFAIIYAVLVPLLNPIIYSLKNQEVQAALLKLKNKIAFCSKGPDWE; from the coding sequence ATGAACTCGACAGGGCCTGATTTTACCATCCAGGGTTTGACGGATATCCCAGAACTACAACttccaatatttttaatatttctaattGCCTACTTCATCATTATTTGGGGGAATATGACTTTATTCATAGCCGTCCTAAGTGACGCGAATATTCACACtccaatgtacatttttttaatgaaactttCTTTCATTGACATAATGAGCACATCCAACGTTTTACCTGAACTATTGTATATCCTGCTTACTAAACGGAAGACAATCTCATTTGCAGGATGTATATCACAAATGTATGTCTTTACCTTCCTGACGTGCACCGAATATGTTTTGCTTGCGGTCATGGCGTATGACCGTTACGTAGCGATTTGTCACCCCCTTCGTTACTGTATCCTGATGAGTTTAAGGCACTGTGCCCTGCTTATAATGTGTGCGTGGACCATTGGGCTAACCGACCCTATGCCACACGCTGTCCTCATATCTAAGATGTCCTTCTGTGCTTCTCATCTTATTGACCACTTTTTCTGTGATGTCTCTCCAGTTTTGAAGCTCTCCTGTAGTGATATGACTGTTGTGGAAATACTAACGTATGCTGGGGGTGTTTTCGTCGTGATCCCAGCTTTCATGCTCACCTTAATCTCCTATGTATTCATTATTTCCACCATTCTGAAAATAAAGTCGTCAGAAGGTCGACGGAAAGCTTTTTCCACTTGCGCTTCTCATTTGACCTCTGTTACTATCTTTTATTGGACTATCTTGTGTTTATATCTGAGACCCACTTCATCCTATTCTCCAAAACAGGACAAGTTCTTTGCTATTATTTACGCCGTCTTGGTTCCTTTGCTAAATCCTATTATTTATAGTCTTAAAAACCAGGAAGTTCAAGCTGCTTTATTGAAACTTAAGAACAAAATAGCATTTTGTTCTaaagggccggactgggaatga
- the LOC128468294 gene encoding olfactory receptor 1019-like, translating to MYNGTGFIIEGFNDTKELQLPIFIIFLLIYFIILFGNATILIAILGDSNLHTPMYIFLIKLSFIDITYASNIIPKLLHILLTQHKTISFSGCIIQMYIFIYLTCTEFLLLGAMAYDRYVAICHPLHYYILMTIRDCCVLIITASNIGLLDPVAHAMLISQMDFCASRHIDHFFCDITPLLKLSCSDTSKVEMITYIFGTLILFPAFLLTLLSYILIISNILKVKSAEGRRKAFSTCTSHLTSVTMFYGTIICLYMRPTASYAPSQDKFFALIYVVMIPILNPIIYSLKNQDIKSALKKHKNKFSFTKQYWK from the coding sequence ATGTACAATGGGACAGGGTTTATTATTGAAGGATTTAATGATACCAAAGAACTTCAACTTCCAATTTTCATCATTTTTCTACTTATCTATTTCATTATTCTATTTGGGAATGCGACcattttaattgccattttaggTGACTCTAATCTTCACACtcctatgtatatttttttgattaaactCTCATTCATTGACATAACCTATGCCTCGAATATCATTCCCAAACTGTTACATATTCTGCTTACTCAACATAAAACCATCTCATTCTCGGGGTGTATAATCCAGatgtatattttcatatatctgACATGTACTGAATTCCTTCTCCTTGGAGCCATGGCTTATGACCGATATGTGGCAATTTGCCACCCCCTTCATTATTACATTCTGATGACCATAAGAGACTGCTGTGTGTTGATCATTACTGCATCGAACATTGGATTATTGGACCCTGTGGCACATGCCATGCTTATTTCCCAGATGGACTTCTGTGCTTCTCGCCATATTGACCATTTTTTCTGTGACATTACACCATTGTTGAAGCTCTCTTGCAGCGACACCTCCAAGGTCGAAATGATAACCTACATTTTCGGGACATTGATTCTATTTCCTGCGTTTCTGCTCACTTTACtctcatatatattaattatctcCAACATTCTAAAAGTAAAATCGGCAGAGGGTCGGCGTAAAGCCTTTTCCACCTGTACCTCTCATTTGACCTCTGTCACCATGTTCTACGGAACCATTATATGTCTGTATATGAGACCAACAGCAAGCTACGCCCCAAGCCAGGACAAGTTTTTTGCTCTGATATATGTTGTCATGATCCCGATACTTAATCCCATTATTTACAGTCTGAAAAACCAAGACATTAAAAGTGcattaaagaaacataaaaacaaattttcttttacaaaacAATATTGGAAATAA